Proteins co-encoded in one Gemmatimonadaceae bacterium genomic window:
- a CDS encoding DUF2225 domain-containing protein yields the protein MTTLHLIELTCPVCANDFRSQTVVATNGFGGKRTDFHERAAGMQPLPFFVHLCSHCGFSGVERDFGESAEPSEGLREFVWTSLAPSLERELPAGSLKYEHAAKVAEWQGSEPRYLADLYLRAAWCAVDELDSEAERYFRRKAAWRFAEALTMFGGVPAEERAVLTYLVGELWRRIGDDAQAALWFGKVADEVTDAGSQAWVIDAADQQRRQPREWFA from the coding sequence ATGACGACACTCCATCTGATCGAGTTGACCTGTCCGGTCTGCGCCAACGACTTCCGTTCGCAGACGGTCGTTGCCACCAATGGCTTTGGCGGCAAGCGCACGGATTTCCACGAGCGCGCCGCGGGTATGCAGCCGTTGCCGTTCTTTGTGCATCTGTGTTCGCACTGCGGGTTTTCGGGTGTCGAGCGCGACTTCGGGGAATCAGCCGAACCAAGCGAAGGGCTGCGGGAATTCGTGTGGACATCGTTGGCGCCTTCACTGGAACGTGAACTGCCGGCGGGATCGCTCAAATACGAGCATGCGGCCAAAGTGGCCGAATGGCAGGGCAGCGAACCGCGATACCTGGCGGATCTGTATCTGCGTGCCGCTTGGTGCGCGGTGGACGAACTGGATTCCGAAGCCGAGCGCTATTTTCGTCGAAAGGCCGCGTGGCGGTTTGCCGAGGCGTTGACGATGTTCGGCGGCGTGCCGGCCGAGGAGCGTGCCGTGCTCACCTATCTGGTGGGGGAGCTGTGGCGACGGATTGGCGATGATGCCCAGGCGGCACTGTGGTTTGGGAAAGTCGCGGATGAGGTCACCGACGCGGGATCGCAGGCATGGGTGATCGATGCCGCCGACCAGCAGCGACGCCAGCCGAGGGAGTGGTTCGCTTAG
- a CDS encoding YdcF family protein has translation MSRRSPRRFGRILGRLFVVALTGWLAVLAAILAWSTRSSTEHADAIVVLGAAQYSGRPSPVLRARLDHALALWNAQRAPRMIFTGGRRDGDVISEAAAGRRFAVRRGVPTRAILLEGAGRTTLASMHGAAVLLRSTADSVRAPMAARPRVLLVSDPFHMLRLEVLARLHGLTPLPSPTRTSPISANRSIALEYVLRESFALPADVAKLLWLYVTGHSEEPVAEG, from the coding sequence ATGTCCCGCCGTTCTCCGCGCCGATTTGGCCGGATCCTGGGTCGTCTGTTCGTGGTGGCATTGACGGGGTGGCTGGCCGTATTGGCCGCCATCCTCGCCTGGTCGACGCGCAGCAGCACCGAACATGCCGACGCCATTGTGGTGCTCGGCGCGGCACAGTACAGCGGACGTCCGTCACCTGTGTTGCGGGCGCGACTCGATCATGCGCTGGCGCTGTGGAATGCGCAGCGCGCGCCGCGCATGATCTTCACCGGTGGCCGACGCGACGGTGATGTGATCAGCGAGGCAGCGGCCGGTCGGCGCTTTGCCGTGCGCCGCGGGGTGCCGACGCGGGCCATTCTGCTGGAAGGCGCCGGCCGCACCACATTGGCGTCGATGCACGGGGCGGCAGTACTGCTGCGGTCAACCGCGGACTCGGTGCGGGCACCGATGGCGGCGCGCCCGCGGGTGCTGCTGGTGAGTGATCCGTTTCATATGTTGCGCCTGGAGGTGCTGGCGCGCCTGCACGGACTCACGCCCTTGCCGTCACCGACGCGCACCAGCCCCATTTCGGCCAATCGCTCGATCGCGCTGGAGTATGTGTTGCGCGAATCGTTTGCCCTGCCGGCCGATGTGGCGAAGCTGCTGTGGTTGTATGTCACCGGGCACAGTGAGGAGCCGGTGGCGGAGGGGTGA
- the yidC gene encoding membrane protein insertase YidC codes for MEPRRIALAVVLMAMVLVVSQFLFPTAKPVPGSAPVATDSLTQVDSASAARISTAVGNAAIATTTIAPPSTATASVPDTLVALPVDTTATTTTRAVYRTTNRGAALIGAQMTQFPTLTNRGRTKGDPAELANAGDPLLSFRLVVPGDTVRLDRQTFRTTRTDANGQTVVRYDATVAARAVAITYTFLPDSYRVNVAAEIADAPTSAFLLVDLPPSFHSSESDTTEDHTHLSYAYKPDKRNAKGIAFRSVDPGERQIASGPLTWAVAKSKYFLVGLLMPAGQTFAELDVTGGVRTAKQATRAQATAVLPLTNGTTAFEVYAGPQEFKRLVAMGREFETSNPYGGWLQGVVQPFATIVIRLLLWMKATLGLGYGWILVLFGVAVRLILWPLNQKAMRSSMAMQRLQPELQAIQAKHKGDPQKLQVEMMRVYKEHGMSPFSSLSGCLPMLIPLPVFFALFFVFQNTIEFRGVSFLWLPDISVKDPYFVLPVLVAATAMILSFIGMKGVKANEQQKMMMYMMPAMMLFIFFSMASGLNLYYLVQNLASLPQQWLIAQERGRAVPVVKG; via the coding sequence ATGGAACCTCGCCGCATTGCACTCGCTGTAGTCCTGATGGCGATGGTACTCGTCGTCAGCCAGTTTCTCTTTCCGACGGCCAAACCGGTGCCGGGCAGCGCACCGGTCGCCACCGATTCACTGACGCAAGTCGACAGTGCCTCCGCAGCGCGGATCTCAACGGCGGTCGGGAACGCGGCCATCGCGACGACCACCATCGCCCCACCCTCGACCGCGACGGCGTCTGTCCCGGATACGCTGGTCGCGTTGCCGGTCGATACGACCGCGACGACGACAACGCGTGCCGTGTATCGCACGACAAACCGCGGCGCGGCACTGATTGGCGCGCAGATGACGCAGTTTCCCACGCTCACGAATCGTGGCCGCACGAAAGGCGATCCGGCCGAGCTGGCGAACGCCGGTGATCCGTTGCTTTCCTTCCGTCTGGTGGTGCCGGGGGATACGGTGCGACTCGATCGCCAGACGTTTCGCACCACCCGCACGGACGCCAACGGCCAGACCGTGGTGCGCTACGATGCGACGGTGGCCGCGCGCGCGGTGGCGATCACCTACACGTTCCTGCCGGACAGCTATCGGGTAAACGTAGCGGCGGAGATTGCCGATGCGCCGACCAGCGCGTTCCTCCTGGTCGATCTGCCGCCATCGTTTCATTCGTCGGAGTCGGACACCACCGAAGATCACACGCACCTGTCGTACGCCTACAAGCCCGACAAGCGAAACGCCAAAGGCATCGCCTTTCGCTCGGTCGATCCGGGTGAACGGCAGATCGCCTCCGGTCCGCTCACCTGGGCGGTCGCCAAGAGCAAATATTTTCTGGTTGGTCTGCTGATGCCTGCGGGCCAGACGTTTGCCGAACTGGATGTCACGGGTGGTGTCCGTACCGCGAAGCAGGCAACACGCGCCCAAGCGACCGCCGTGTTGCCCCTCACCAACGGCACCACGGCCTTTGAGGTGTACGCGGGGCCGCAGGAGTTCAAGCGCCTGGTGGCGATGGGCCGCGAGTTCGAAACGTCGAATCCGTACGGCGGCTGGCTGCAGGGCGTGGTGCAACCGTTTGCAACGATCGTCATTCGCCTGCTGCTCTGGATGAAGGCGACGCTGGGACTCGGCTACGGGTGGATTCTGGTGTTGTTCGGTGTGGCCGTCCGCCTCATTCTCTGGCCGCTCAACCAGAAGGCCATGCGGAGTTCAATGGCCATGCAGCGACTGCAGCCCGAGTTGCAGGCCATCCAGGCCAAGCACAAGGGTGATCCGCAGAAGCTACAGGTCGAAATGATGCGGGTGTACAAGGAGCACGGGATGAGTCCCTTCAGCTCGCTCTCCGGCTGTCTGCCGATGCTGATTCCGCTGCCGGTGTTCTTCGCGCTCTTCTTCGTGTTTCAGAACACCATCGAATTCCGCGGCGTGTCGTTCCTGTGGTTGCCCGACATTTCGGTGAAGGATCCGTACTTCGTACTCCCGGTACTGGTGGCGGCCACCGCAATGATCCTGTCGTTCATCGGCATGAAGGGTGTCAAGGCCAATGAACAACAGAAGATGATGATGTACATGATGCCGGCGATGATGCTGTTCATCTTCTTCAGCATGGCGTCGGGCCTCAACCTGTATTATCTGGTGCAGAATCTGGCATCGTTGCCGCAACAGTGGCTGATCGCGCAGGAACGCGGACGCGCGGTGCCGGTCGTGAAGGGGTGA
- a CDS encoding winged helix-turn-helix transcriptional regulator, whose product MNMTPELFRLIAERFKALAEPARLQILNALQSREMAVSELVEETGLGQANVSKHLQVLHAMGFVKRRKDGLFVYYALSDKSVMKLCDLMCGRLESQLESQKKLLVGS is encoded by the coding sequence ATGAACATGACGCCCGAACTCTTTCGACTGATTGCCGAACGATTCAAGGCGTTGGCCGAACCGGCGCGTCTCCAGATTCTCAATGCGTTGCAGTCGCGCGAGATGGCGGTGAGCGAACTGGTTGAAGAGACCGGCCTGGGACAGGCGAATGTCTCCAAGCACCTGCAGGTGCTGCATGCGATGGGCTTCGTCAAGCGGCGCAAGGACGGACTGTTCGTGTACTATGCGTTATCCGACAAGAGTGTCATGAAGTTGTGCGATCTGATGTGCGGGCGCCTCGAATCCCAGCTGGAGTCGCAGAAGAAGCTGCTGGTCGGCAGCTGA
- the rpmH gene encoding 50S ribosomal protein L34: MGKPTYRPRNTRRIRKHGFRARMETKWGREVLSRRRRKGRKQISVRLPSKYAGA, from the coding sequence ATGGGCAAGCCCACATATCGTCCCCGCAATACCCGTCGTATCCGCAAGCACGGGTTTCGTGCCCGCATGGAGACGAAGTGGGGACGTGAAGTTCTCAGCCGCCGTCGCCGGAAGGGGCGCAAGCAGATTTCCGTGCGGTTGCCGTCGAAGTACGCTGGCGCCTGA
- a CDS encoding TIGR00730 family Rossman fold protein → MTATLQRICVYCASHDGARPEYLDSARRMGTEIARRGCALVYGGGGTGLMGALADAALAAGGEVIGVMPHALVQREAAHQGLTALHVVDSMHERKALLAEMADAFVALPGGLGTLEEFFETWTWAQLGVHTKPVGLLDVAQYWQSLVTMLEHVEAEGFLRGTPQEWLVMETDAGRLLDRLVTFQPPHVRRWLRLGDT, encoded by the coding sequence ATGACGGCGACCTTGCAGCGCATCTGTGTCTACTGTGCCTCCCATGACGGCGCGCGGCCGGAGTATCTGGATTCGGCGCGCCGGATGGGCACCGAAATCGCACGGCGCGGCTGTGCGTTGGTATACGGTGGCGGCGGCACCGGACTGATGGGTGCGCTGGCCGACGCGGCGCTGGCGGCGGGCGGGGAAGTGATCGGGGTGATGCCACACGCGCTGGTGCAACGCGAAGCCGCCCATCAGGGACTCACGGCACTGCACGTGGTGGATTCAATGCATGAGCGCAAGGCACTGCTGGCCGAAATGGCCGATGCGTTCGTCGCCTTGCCCGGCGGGCTTGGCACGTTGGAAGAGTTCTTTGAGACATGGACCTGGGCGCAACTGGGTGTGCATACCAAACCGGTTGGCTTGCTGGATGTGGCACAGTATTGGCAGTCGCTGGTAACAATGCTGGAGCACGTGGAAGCCGAAGGGTTCCTGCGGGGCACGCCACAGGAATGGCTGGTCATGGAGACCGATGCGGGCCGGCTGCTGGACCGATTGGTGACATTCCAACCACCGCACGTGCGACGCTGGCTGCGTCTGGGAGACACTTGA
- the yidD gene encoding membrane protein insertion efficiency factor YidD — MSALTVGRVPRVVLILAVRGYQLVLSPIFGGACRYYPTCSAYAIEALERHGALRGGWLALRRIARCHPFRPGGFDPVP; from the coding sequence ATGTCTGCGTTGACTGTTGGACGCGTGCCTCGGGTTGTCTTGATTCTCGCGGTGCGCGGTTACCAGTTGGTGCTGTCTCCCATCTTCGGCGGCGCGTGCCGCTATTATCCGACGTGCTCTGCGTACGCCATCGAGGCGCTCGAACGCCACGGGGCACTCCGCGGAGGCTGGTTGGCGCTGCGACGCATTGCGCGCTGCCATCCGTTCCGGCCCGGCGGATTCGACCCGGTCCCTTGA
- the rnpA gene encoding ribonuclease P protein component — protein MKFSAAVAGRGASRFPCGCRRSTLAPDSPSGSRAFPRAQRLTRGSELAVVRQQGKRVRTATMDVRAIASLRASARVGVVVPRYKHTAVSRNRLKRRLRELVRLEWLPLLPVMDVVVKVIPPAYERDFDALRAEMRQAAERLMRLTLPPRADTSAPVTP, from the coding sequence GTGAAGTTCTCAGCCGCCGTCGCCGGAAGGGGCGCAAGCAGATTTCCGTGCGGTTGCCGTCGAAGTACGCTGGCGCCTGATTCGCCCAGCGGCTCAAGGGCCTTTCCGCGCGCGCAACGACTGACGCGCGGAAGCGAGCTCGCCGTCGTACGACAGCAAGGGAAGCGCGTGCGCACCGCCACGATGGACGTGCGCGCGATCGCTTCCCTTCGTGCGTCCGCGCGGGTGGGCGTCGTCGTTCCGCGCTATAAGCACACGGCGGTTTCGCGCAATCGGCTGAAGCGCCGGCTGCGCGAGTTGGTTCGACTGGAGTGGTTGCCGCTGCTGCCCGTGATGGACGTGGTCGTCAAGGTCATTCCGCCGGCCTACGAACGTGATTTCGACGCGCTGCGCGCCGAAATGCGACAAGCGGCGGAACGTCTGATGCGACTGACGTTGCCGCCACGGGCTGACACGTCGGCGCCGGTGACACCGTAA
- the upp gene encoding uracil phosphoribosyltransferase, whose amino-acid sequence MSAESASRFPTLSVVDHPLVRHKLTLLRDRATSTKQFKELVDEIAMLMAYEATRDLALEPISVNTPLESATGWAVRGKKLTLVPILRAGLGMVEGILRLIPSARVGHIGLYRDHDTLEPVDYYFKVPGDASERDFLLLDPMLATGGSAAAAVTSLKRAGATRIRFLCLVAAPEGVARLAREHPDVPVLAAGLDRQLNEHGYILPGLGDAGDRLFGTR is encoded by the coding sequence ATGTCTGCCGAATCCGCTTCCAGGTTTCCAACGCTTTCCGTTGTCGACCATCCACTGGTCCGGCACAAGTTGACGCTGCTGCGCGACCGGGCCACCTCCACCAAGCAATTCAAGGAGCTGGTGGACGAAATCGCGATGCTGATGGCCTACGAGGCCACCCGCGATCTTGCCCTTGAGCCGATCAGTGTCAACACGCCTCTCGAGTCGGCCACCGGCTGGGCCGTGCGTGGCAAGAAGCTGACATTGGTTCCGATCTTGCGAGCCGGGCTCGGCATGGTCGAAGGCATTCTCCGCCTCATCCCATCCGCCCGCGTGGGACATATCGGGTTGTATCGCGATCACGATACCCTTGAACCCGTCGACTACTACTTCAAGGTGCCGGGCGATGCGAGCGAGCGGGATTTTCTCCTGCTCGACCCGATGCTGGCCACTGGTGGCAGCGCCGCGGCGGCGGTCACATCGCTCAAGCGCGCCGGGGCCACACGCATTCGCTTTCTCTGTCTCGTCGCCGCTCCCGAAGGCGTCGCCCGACTGGCGCGGGAACATCCCGATGTGCCTGTGCTGGCTGCCGGACTCGATCGACAACTCAATGAGCACGGCTACATCCTGCCGGGACTCGGTGACGCCGGCGATCGGCTGTTTGGGACCCGTTAG
- a CDS encoding Ig-like domain-containing protein, with product MAFRFVRGMAMAFALQACGGGDGPPVPTTFSPTGGSTLQVNGVVATLAVPEPKVQILDAKGVGIKGLRVRWRVGTNSGVVITDSSLTDASGVALSSGWSFGTVTGTQTLTASADGVPLVTFTAQVGPGPAASLIRVGPSTQDATVNTNVAQPPSTRAEDAFGNVVPGVPILFIVASGGGTITGEQQTTNQSGVATAGSWKLGTGIGQQIARATSATASPAGFVATALAGPPADLVKAAGDNQEGVSGVAIGTPPGVRVVDAFNNPVGNIPVTFTPNANSGTVSNATVLTDPASGTAFVGSWVLGSAPTQSLVATSSSIPAKSVTFTATAVETAFDIDVRFVGDGGTPQVRQAFIAAASKWRRVIVGHVHNVAISRPAGTCVSWAPAISETVNDVVIFARIGAIDGAGQILARAGPCIYSTVDNLPITGIMEFDEADLTNVLANGTFGDVVLHEMGHVLGVGTFWTVGRSLLTDAGTAAPYFTGASARAAFAAINTVTFSGNPVPVEGNQYPVGTRDAHWRENVFGRELMQGFAKVGGMPLSRVTAASMQDLGYLVNMNAADPYSISSPILQGFPPSGFETPALFNDELRSELLGVDKDGRVVKVIPRRTP from the coding sequence ATGGCGTTTCGCTTTGTCCGCGGGATGGCGATGGCGTTCGCCCTGCAAGCGTGCGGTGGTGGTGATGGTCCGCCAGTGCCCACCACGTTCAGCCCAACGGGAGGCAGCACGCTGCAAGTCAACGGCGTGGTCGCCACGCTCGCGGTGCCCGAACCCAAGGTGCAGATCCTTGACGCCAAGGGCGTTGGCATCAAGGGACTGCGCGTGCGCTGGCGCGTGGGCACCAACAGCGGCGTGGTCATCACCGACTCCTCGCTTACCGACGCGTCGGGTGTCGCGTTGTCCAGTGGATGGAGTTTCGGCACCGTCACGGGTACGCAAACACTCACCGCCTCGGCCGACGGCGTGCCGTTAGTCACATTTACCGCGCAAGTGGGACCCGGACCGGCGGCCAGTCTTATCCGCGTCGGGCCAAGCACCCAGGACGCGACCGTCAACACGAACGTGGCGCAGCCGCCGTCAACGCGAGCCGAAGACGCATTCGGCAATGTGGTGCCCGGCGTGCCCATTCTGTTCATCGTGGCCTCCGGCGGTGGCACCATCACCGGAGAACAGCAAACCACCAATCAAAGTGGCGTTGCCACGGCAGGTTCGTGGAAGCTGGGCACCGGCATCGGCCAGCAGATTGCCCGCGCGACATCAGCCACTGCCTCGCCGGCCGGTTTTGTCGCCACGGCGCTGGCCGGCCCGCCTGCGGATCTGGTGAAGGCCGCAGGAGACAATCAGGAAGGCGTGAGTGGTGTGGCTATTGGCACACCGCCAGGTGTGCGCGTGGTCGATGCATTCAACAATCCGGTCGGGAATATCCCCGTGACGTTCACCCCGAACGCCAACTCCGGAACCGTCTCCAACGCCACGGTGCTTACCGATCCGGCCAGTGGCACGGCCTTCGTCGGCAGTTGGGTGCTGGGCAGCGCGCCAACGCAATCATTGGTGGCCACCAGTTCGTCCATCCCCGCCAAGTCTGTCACGTTCACCGCCACCGCGGTCGAGACGGCATTCGACATCGATGTGCGATTCGTCGGTGACGGTGGCACGCCGCAAGTGCGACAGGCATTCATCGCGGCCGCGTCCAAATGGCGGCGGGTGATTGTCGGTCATGTGCACAACGTGGCGATTTCACGCCCGGCGGGCACCTGTGTGTCGTGGGCGCCAGCCATCAGCGAAACCGTCAACGACGTGGTGATCTTCGCGCGCATTGGCGCCATTGATGGCGCCGGTCAGATTCTCGCGCGGGCCGGACCGTGTATCTACAGCACGGTCGATAACCTGCCGATCACGGGCATCATGGAGTTCGACGAGGCCGACCTCACGAACGTATTGGCCAACGGCACCTTTGGCGATGTCGTGTTGCATGAGATGGGGCACGTGCTTGGTGTCGGCACGTTCTGGACGGTGGGTCGTTCATTGTTGACTGATGCGGGGACCGCCGCGCCGTATTTCACCGGCGCCTCCGCGCGGGCCGCGTTTGCCGCCATCAATACAGTGACGTTCTCCGGCAATCCAGTGCCGGTGGAAGGCAACCAGTATCCGGTTGGCACCCGTGACGCCCACTGGCGCGAAAACGTGTTCGGCCGCGAACTCATGCAGGGCTTCGCGAAAGTCGGCGGGATGCCGTTGAGCCGGGTCACCGCCGCGTCGATGCAGGATCTCGGATACCTCGTCAACATGAACGCGGCCGATCCTTATTCCATTTCATCGCCGATTCTGCAGGGATTTCCGCCGTCGGGATTCGAGACGCCGGCGCTGTTCAACGACGAACTGCGTTCGGAGTTGCTTGGCGTTGACAAGGACGGTCGCGTGGTCAAGGTGATTCCGCGACGTACACCGTAA
- a CDS encoding MBL fold metallo-hydrolase has protein sequence MQIEFSGAAREVTGSCHILRVGTRTILLDCGLFQGRRAESREKNVRLPLPVDEIDAIVLSHAHIDHAGRLPFLVGHGYKGDIFATAATRDLCAIMLADSAHIQEKDADFLERRGRPHAEPLYTIADATRTQDQMVGMPYHKWFEVTDGVRAQFVDAGHILGSASVVIEAKENGEFRRLVFSGDIGREGLAIIRDPEPPTGGADVILCESTYGDRDHESVLDAREHLARVVRETAARGGRLLIPAFAVGRTQELVYDLHGLLREGKIPSIPIVIDSPLAIDATAVFGMHPETFDQSESLVRHNTDLFDFPLVRYTRKVEESKALNSQSGPMIIIAASGMVESGRILHHLRYGASDPRNTILIVGFQAEHTTGRRIVERRPTIRVLGEDVELKAQVEILNGYSAHGDRTQLQHWLREVRSGGVSNGRGAPRVHLVHGEPPAQDAFATALRADGFTVDAPESGQQRPL, from the coding sequence GTGCAGATTGAATTCAGTGGTGCCGCGCGCGAAGTCACGGGATCCTGTCACATCCTGCGCGTGGGCACGCGCACCATCCTCCTCGACTGCGGCCTCTTTCAGGGGCGCCGGGCGGAGAGCCGCGAGAAGAACGTGCGGTTGCCGCTGCCGGTCGACGAGATCGACGCGATCGTGCTGTCGCACGCGCACATCGATCACGCGGGCCGCCTGCCCTTTCTGGTGGGCCACGGCTACAAGGGCGACATCTTTGCCACCGCGGCCACGCGGGATCTGTGCGCGATCATGCTGGCCGACTCCGCGCACATCCAGGAAAAGGATGCCGACTTCCTCGAACGACGCGGGCGTCCGCATGCCGAGCCGTTGTACACCATTGCCGACGCGACGCGCACGCAGGACCAGATGGTGGGGATGCCCTACCACAAGTGGTTCGAGGTCACCGACGGGGTGCGCGCGCAGTTCGTGGACGCCGGACATATTCTGGGCTCGGCGTCGGTGGTGATTGAAGCGAAGGAGAACGGCGAGTTTCGGCGTCTGGTGTTCTCGGGCGACATCGGGCGCGAGGGGCTGGCCATCATTCGCGATCCCGAGCCGCCCACCGGTGGGGCTGATGTGATCTTGTGTGAATCCACCTACGGCGACCGCGATCATGAGTCGGTACTGGACGCCCGCGAACATCTGGCGCGCGTGGTGCGCGAAACGGCGGCGCGCGGCGGTCGGTTGCTGATTCCCGCGTTTGCCGTGGGTCGCACGCAGGAACTGGTGTACGACCTGCACGGTCTGCTGCGCGAAGGCAAGATCCCATCGATTCCCATTGTGATCGATTCGCCACTGGCGATTGACGCGACCGCGGTGTTCGGCATGCATCCGGAAACATTCGATCAGAGCGAATCGCTGGTGCGGCACAACACCGACCTGTTCGATTTCCCGCTGGTGCGGTACACCCGCAAGGTCGAGGAATCGAAAGCGCTCAATAGTCAGAGCGGACCGATGATCATCATCGCCGCGTCGGGGATGGTGGAATCGGGGCGCATTCTGCATCACTTGCGCTACGGCGCCAGCGATCCGCGCAACACCATTCTCATTGTCGGCTTTCAGGCCGAACACACGACCGGCCGTCGCATCGTGGAACGGCGACCCACCATTCGCGTACTGGGTGAGGACGTGGAACTCAAGGCGCAGGTGGAGATCCTGAACGGGTACAGCGCGCACGGGGATCGCACGCAATTGCAGCACTGGTTGCGTGAGGTGCGAAGCGGCGGTGTGTCGAATGGACGCGGGGCACCACGTGTGCATCTGGTGCATGGTGAGCCGCCGGCGCAGGACGCGTTCGCCACCGCGTTGCGCGCCGATGGTTTTACCGTGGATGCGCCGGAGTCCGGGCAACAGCGGCCGCTGTAA
- the mnmE gene encoding tRNA uridine-5-carboxymethylaminomethyl(34) synthesis GTPase MnmE, whose protein sequence is MTRSAALLAGGADTIVARATADGRAALAIIRLTGAQAIFIAGALGASRLMPRVATRVTLRHPVTHARLDDALVTAFAAPSSFTGEDVVEFSTHGGRVVSTMVLAACVAAGARLALPGEFTRRAVVNGKLDVLQAEAVADLIDARTVAMQQQALAQLDGGLSRRLLALRDDVIQLEALLAYDIDFPEEDDGPIAPARIAAASTALLQALEALLATGPRATLLRDGALVVIAGPPNAGKSSLFNALLGDARALVTPIAGTTRDAIDGLLDRVPVPLRFVDTAGLRATNDTLERLGIEVSERYLASAQVVLACGASAHEIELAIEAVRPLTTVPVLPVHTKSDLTGASDDHIARHPAWHYASAETGEGLVALLERIDAAVALAAENGAADDEVVVTRERHQRGLREACEEVALFIEGWSTGALPTPIAAVHLQTARDALSALVGAIGTEDVLDRVFAEFCIGK, encoded by the coding sequence GTGACGCGAAGCGCCGCGCTGCTGGCCGGCGGCGCCGACACCATCGTGGCGCGCGCTACCGCGGACGGACGCGCCGCGCTGGCCATCATTCGCCTGACCGGGGCGCAGGCGATTTTCATCGCCGGCGCCCTTGGCGCATCCCGCCTGATGCCGCGAGTTGCGACCCGCGTCACGTTGCGGCATCCCGTTACCCATGCGCGACTCGATGACGCGTTGGTGACGGCGTTCGCGGCGCCGTCCTCGTTCACCGGTGAAGACGTGGTCGAGTTCTCGACGCACGGTGGTCGCGTGGTGTCCACGATGGTTCTGGCGGCCTGTGTGGCCGCCGGCGCACGCCTCGCGCTGCCGGGGGAGTTTACGCGCCGCGCGGTGGTCAATGGCAAACTGGATGTGCTGCAGGCCGAAGCCGTTGCCGATCTGATCGACGCGCGCACGGTGGCGATGCAGCAGCAGGCGCTGGCGCAATTGGACGGCGGACTGTCGCGGCGCTTACTCGCGCTGCGCGACGATGTCATTCAGCTGGAAGCACTCCTGGCCTATGACATCGATTTCCCCGAAGAAGACGATGGGCCCATTGCTCCAGCCCGCATTGCGGCGGCGTCGACGGCCCTGCTGCAGGCACTGGAGGCGCTGTTGGCCACGGGGCCCCGCGCGACGCTGTTGCGCGACGGCGCGCTGGTGGTGATTGCCGGGCCACCGAATGCCGGCAAGTCGTCGTTGTTCAACGCCCTCCTGGGCGACGCGCGGGCGCTGGTGACCCCCATTGCCGGCACGACCCGCGATGCCATCGACGGGCTGCTCGATCGTGTACCTGTACCGCTGCGTTTCGTGGATACGGCCGGGCTGCGCGCGACCAATGACACGCTTGAACGACTGGGCATCGAAGTGAGCGAGCGCTATCTCGCCAGCGCGCAGGTGGTGCTCGCTTGCGGCGCGTCAGCACACGAGATCGAACTGGCCATCGAGGCGGTGCGCCCACTCACCACCGTCCCGGTCCTGCCGGTGCACACCAAATCCGACCTGACCGGTGCGAGCGACGACCACATTGCACGCCACCCGGCGTGGCACTACGCAAGCGCAGAAACGGGCGAAGGGCTGGTCGCGCTGTTGGAGCGGATTGATGCCGCCGTGGCGCTTGCTGCCGAGAACGGGGCGGCCGACGACGAGGTGGTGGTGACGCGCGAACGGCACCAGCGCGGACTCCGGGAAGCCTGCGAGGAGGTGGCGCTGTTCATCGAAGGCTGGAGTACCGGCGCGCTCCCTACCCCAATCGCCGCCGTGCATCTACAGACGGCACGCGACGCGCTGTCGGCACTGGTGGGCGCGATTGGCACCGAGGATGTACTGGACAGAGTATTCGCTGAGTTCTGTATTGGGAAATAG